A section of the Nakamurella deserti genome encodes:
- a CDS encoding DUF3500 domain-containing protein — protein sequence MSSRYEAPATATRMLVVAMGLLDTFSPEQRRAAVISDFDDPRRTDWDIIPRPDRTGVALHDLDRHQKVLVWDLIRAAVSRRMFTKVLAIPQLEHVLRDYEHDFLGPALPFWRTSDSYFVTFYGRPGFEDTWMLRFLGHHVCLNITVIDQRWICTTPAALGAQPTEYDGVLQPLADDEGLAFELLGSLDDAQVSAAVIHDVAPADFVTRQVPAIGAHEIPDHYDLGMPDYVISDADRQALAFFRDRPSGLPGDRLRPDQAELLWRLVDCYLDRLPPESGPAQRQAVRETGLRAVHFAWAGARHRGAPHYFRVQTPDLLIEAVNAVGNGNHLHSVLRDFDNDFGRELLSSHGGLDARWGRSHLHTRTTSSAATDPATG from the coding sequence GTGTCCAGTCGGTACGAGGCCCCTGCCACCGCCACCAGGATGCTGGTCGTCGCGATGGGGCTGCTCGACACCTTCAGCCCGGAACAGCGCCGTGCGGCGGTGATTTCGGATTTCGACGACCCGCGTCGGACGGACTGGGACATCATCCCCCGGCCCGATCGCACCGGGGTGGCCCTGCACGACCTGGACCGCCACCAGAAGGTCCTGGTCTGGGATCTGATCCGCGCCGCGGTGTCACGACGGATGTTCACCAAGGTGCTGGCCATCCCGCAGCTCGAGCACGTGTTGCGTGACTACGAACACGACTTCCTCGGCCCGGCGCTGCCGTTCTGGCGGACGTCGGACAGCTACTTCGTCACCTTCTACGGTCGGCCGGGGTTCGAGGACACCTGGATGCTGCGCTTCCTGGGCCACCACGTCTGCCTCAACATCACCGTGATCGACCAGCGCTGGATCTGCACCACACCGGCCGCGCTGGGTGCCCAGCCCACCGAGTACGACGGTGTCCTGCAGCCGCTCGCCGACGACGAAGGACTGGCGTTCGAGCTGCTGGGCTCCCTGGACGACGCCCAGGTGTCCGCCGCCGTCATCCACGACGTCGCCCCCGCGGACTTCGTGACCCGACAGGTGCCGGCCATCGGCGCGCACGAGATCCCCGACCACTACGACCTGGGGATGCCGGACTACGTCATCTCCGACGCCGACCGGCAGGCGTTGGCCTTCTTCCGGGACCGGCCGTCCGGGCTGCCCGGCGACCGGCTCCGCCCCGATCAGGCGGAGCTGCTGTGGCGGCTGGTCGACTGCTACCTCGACCGGTTGCCGCCGGAGTCGGGCCCCGCACAGCGGCAGGCCGTCCGCGAGACCGGCCTTCGAGCTGTGCATTTCGCGTGGGCCGGCGCCCGGCATCGCGGCGCTCCGCACTACTTCCGGGTGCAGACACCCGATCTGCTGATCGAAGCGGTCAACGCGGTCGGCAACGGCAACCACCTGCACTCGGTGCTGCGTGACTTCGACAACGACTTCGGTCGCGAACTGCTGTCGTCCCACGGCGGTCTCGACGCCCGCTGGGGACGCTCGCACCTGCACACCCGCACGACGTCGAGCGCGGCGACCGACCCGGCCACCGGCTGA
- a CDS encoding heme-degrading domain-containing protein → MQEPSIPLPEDADVTEPHPHDADLIAALEDDERRLVLRRFDNAEAWRLGSILAGLASERGLGVAIVIERNGHQLFHAVLGSATPDNDGWARRKINVVRRFEASSYLVGRRMDATGEKLDADWGVDPADYAAHGGAFPIRIHDVGVVGVVAVSGLPQAADHALVVEALEVLAAG, encoded by the coding sequence GTGCAGGAGCCATCCATCCCGCTGCCCGAGGACGCCGACGTGACCGAGCCGCATCCCCACGACGCCGACCTCATCGCCGCGCTGGAGGACGACGAACGACGGCTCGTCCTGCGTCGTTTCGACAACGCCGAGGCGTGGCGGCTCGGGTCCATCCTGGCCGGGCTGGCGTCCGAGCGTGGGCTCGGCGTGGCGATCGTCATCGAGCGCAACGGTCATCAGCTGTTCCACGCGGTCCTCGGCTCGGCCACCCCCGACAACGACGGTTGGGCCCGCCGCAAGATCAACGTGGTCCGGCGGTTCGAGGCCTCGTCGTATCTCGTCGGCCGCCGGATGGACGCCACCGGCGAGAAGCTGGACGCCGACTGGGGCGTCGACCCGGCCGACTACGCCGCCCACGGCGGCGCCTTCCCGATCCGCATCCACGACGTCGGGGTGGTGGGCGTGGTCGCGGTGTCAGGGTTGCCGCAGGCCGCCGACCACGCACTGGTCGTCGAGGCGCTCGAGGTCCTGGCGGCCGGCTGA
- a CDS encoding M24 family metallopeptidase: MGTATYGTNAVDWETRIDFDRLRDQRLQRLRAQLEKSELGALLAFDFANIRYMSSTHIGTWAMDKLIRFALVTRTTDPIVWDFGSAAKHHQLYNPWLAETGMELDADPHAPHHGARRPRAEGGARAGISTLRGAFSPDAGIADGVAAKIRRELDRAGLADAPLGVDVIEMPVLAALQRAGITVVDGQQVFLDARRIKLPDEVSLLTQAASMVDAAYEDLYEFLRPGVKENECVGLVSKKLYDLGSEYVEGVNAISGERCSPHPHVYSDRLIRPGDPAFFDILHSYQGYRTCYYRTFAVGSASPAQRDAYVRAREYMDRAIALVRPGATTADIVAVWPTAQEFGFPDEEAAFALQYGHGVGLSIWEKPIFSRLVSLDHPEVLEEGMVFALETYWPSKDGIGAARIEEEVVVTATGAQVITKFPAEDLLVAGRRYFTVGGELPKLRDAQSHLNTAAGRGDTAATNGAVTTGSTP; the protein is encoded by the coding sequence ATGGGTACAGCGACGTACGGCACCAACGCCGTCGACTGGGAAACACGCATCGACTTCGACCGGCTCCGCGACCAGCGGCTGCAGCGCCTGCGCGCCCAGCTGGAGAAGTCCGAGCTCGGCGCCCTGCTGGCGTTCGACTTCGCCAACATCCGCTACATGTCCTCCACCCACATCGGCACCTGGGCGATGGACAAGCTGATCCGCTTCGCCCTGGTCACCCGGACCACCGACCCGATCGTCTGGGACTTCGGTTCGGCGGCCAAGCACCATCAGCTGTACAACCCGTGGCTCGCCGAGACCGGGATGGAGCTCGACGCCGACCCGCACGCCCCCCACCACGGTGCCCGCCGGCCGCGCGCCGAAGGCGGTGCCCGCGCCGGTATCTCGACCCTGCGCGGCGCCTTCAGCCCCGACGCCGGTATCGCCGACGGGGTCGCGGCCAAGATCCGCCGCGAGCTCGACCGGGCCGGTCTGGCCGACGCGCCGCTCGGCGTCGACGTCATCGAGATGCCGGTGCTCGCCGCCCTGCAGCGGGCCGGGATCACCGTCGTCGACGGTCAGCAGGTCTTCCTCGACGCCCGCCGGATCAAGCTGCCGGACGAGGTCTCGCTGCTGACCCAGGCGGCCTCGATGGTCGACGCGGCCTACGAGGACCTGTACGAGTTCCTCCGGCCCGGGGTCAAGGAGAACGAGTGCGTCGGCCTGGTCTCCAAGAAGCTCTACGATCTGGGCTCGGAGTACGTCGAGGGCGTGAACGCGATCTCCGGCGAGCGCTGCTCGCCGCACCCGCACGTCTACTCCGACCGGTTGATCCGGCCCGGTGACCCGGCGTTCTTCGACATCCTGCACAGCTACCAGGGCTACCGGACCTGCTACTACCGCACCTTCGCGGTGGGGTCGGCGAGCCCCGCCCAGCGCGACGCCTACGTCCGGGCGCGGGAGTACATGGACCGGGCCATCGCCCTGGTCCGGCCGGGGGCGACCACCGCCGACATCGTCGCCGTGTGGCCCACCGCGCAGGAGTTCGGCTTCCCCGACGAGGAGGCCGCATTCGCCCTGCAGTACGGACACGGGGTCGGGCTGTCCATCTGGGAGAAGCCGATCTTCTCCCGGTTGGTGTCGCTGGACCATCCCGAGGTGCTCGAGGAGGGCATGGTCTTCGCGCTGGAGACCTACTGGCCGTCCAAGGACGGCATCGGCGCGGCCCGCATCGAGGAGGAGGTCGTCGTCACCGCCACCGGTGCGCAGGTCATCACCAAGTTCCCGGCCGAGGACCTGCTGGTCGCCGGCCGACGGTACTTCACGGTCGGGGGTGAGCTGCCGAAGCTCCGCGACGCGCAGTCCCACCTCAACACCGCCGCCGGGCGTGGGGACACCGCCGCCACCAACGGAGCCGTGACGACCGGATCCACCCCGTGA
- a CDS encoding helix-turn-helix domain-containing protein has translation MGEHVGPELRAARLAQRKSLRSVATAVGVSASLLSQVETGKTQPSVSTLYALVSHLGLSLDELMGLTAAGGEGGEQPVSTARSTEGAVVQRAADNPVLEMDNGVRWERLAVDAAGEVNPLLVTYPAGATSSLEGRLMRHSGTEYALIIEGELTLQLEFTRYTLRAGDSLCFDSSRPHLFVNASGATCRGVWFNLGRHDLEHTRPQVTALRQELGLGGQPVPVSAQSAVDILAAIDRIG, from the coding sequence ATGGGAGAACACGTCGGTCCCGAACTCCGGGCGGCCCGACTCGCCCAACGCAAGAGCCTCCGCAGCGTCGCCACCGCCGTCGGGGTGTCGGCGAGCCTGCTGTCCCAGGTCGAGACGGGCAAGACCCAGCCCTCCGTGAGCACCCTGTACGCCCTGGTCAGTCATCTGGGGTTGTCGCTGGACGAGCTGATGGGACTCACCGCGGCCGGCGGGGAGGGCGGCGAGCAGCCCGTGTCGACCGCCCGGTCCACCGAGGGCGCGGTGGTGCAGCGCGCCGCCGACAATCCCGTCCTCGAGATGGACAACGGGGTGCGGTGGGAACGGCTGGCGGTCGACGCCGCCGGCGAGGTCAACCCGCTGCTGGTGACGTATCCGGCCGGGGCGACGAGCTCGCTCGAGGGCCGGCTGATGCGCCACAGCGGCACCGAGTACGCCCTCATCATCGAGGGTGAGCTGACCCTGCAGCTGGAGTTCACCCGCTACACGCTGCGGGCCGGCGACTCGTTGTGCTTCGACTCGAGCCGACCGCACCTGTTCGTCAACGCCTCGGGGGCGACCTGCCGCGGCGTCTGGTTCAACCTGGGCCGGCACGACCTGGAGCACACGCGTCCGCAGGTGACCGCGCTGCGCCAGGAGCTCGGGCTGGGTGGCCAGCCGGTTCCGGTGTCGGCGCAGTCGGCGGTGGACATCCTGGCCGCCATCGACCGCATCGGCTGA
- a CDS encoding cupin domain-containing protein, translating into MATFRHAAEAVPYEAPHHFGVSSRRMQGLEASDTDAYWVAVSDYEPGGGVHESPARGETTYVGLAGTLTVRVDGTEHRLTTGDSLHLVAGELRSVVNDGPDTARILVVIAPA; encoded by the coding sequence ATGGCCACGTTCCGCCACGCCGCTGAAGCGGTCCCCTACGAAGCACCGCACCACTTCGGCGTGTCCAGCCGCCGGATGCAGGGCCTGGAGGCGTCCGACACCGACGCCTACTGGGTCGCGGTGTCCGACTACGAACCGGGGGGCGGCGTCCACGAGAGTCCCGCCCGCGGTGAGACCACCTATGTCGGACTCGCCGGCACCCTCACGGTGCGCGTGGACGGGACCGAGCACCGGCTCACGACCGGGGATTCGCTGCACCTGGTCGCGGGTGAGCTGCGTTCGGTGGTCAACGACGGTCCCGACACCGCGCGCATCCTCGTCGTCATCGCCCCGGCCTGA
- a CDS encoding PIG-L deacetylase family protein yields MANGGVPLLPDGDFRRVLCVAAHPDDIEYGTSAAVAAWTARGVEVRYLMLTRGEAGMDRTDPAETARIRTAEQISAGHAVGVSEVDFLDHPDGVLVESLGLRRDICRAIRRFRPDVVLTGTWEIEFMAGLNQADHRVAGMATLDAVRDAGNRWVFTELLEEDLPPWSVTWFLVGGHTRPNYAVDVTGAPLEAGIASLEAHGEYLAGIPGHPSPRQLIGMITTGQGRAAGVGSAVLFRGWNFAEPPPMPGGPPDTDR; encoded by the coding sequence GTGGCCAACGGTGGCGTGCCCTTGCTCCCCGACGGAGACTTCCGCCGGGTGCTCTGCGTGGCGGCCCATCCCGACGACATCGAGTACGGCACGTCCGCCGCGGTCGCCGCCTGGACGGCCCGGGGTGTCGAGGTCCGGTATCTGATGCTCACCCGCGGCGAAGCCGGCATGGACCGCACCGACCCCGCCGAGACGGCGAGAATCCGTACGGCAGAGCAGATCTCGGCCGGTCACGCGGTCGGCGTCAGCGAGGTCGACTTCCTCGATCACCCCGACGGGGTGTTGGTGGAGTCCCTCGGGTTGCGGCGCGACATCTGCCGGGCGATCCGCCGCTTCCGGCCCGACGTCGTGCTGACCGGCACCTGGGAGATCGAGTTCATGGCCGGGCTCAACCAGGCCGACCACCGGGTCGCCGGGATGGCCACCCTCGACGCGGTCCGTGACGCGGGCAACCGCTGGGTGTTCACCGAGCTGCTGGAGGAGGACCTGCCGCCCTGGTCGGTCACCTGGTTCCTGGTCGGCGGGCACACCCGGCCCAACTACGCGGTCGACGTCACCGGCGCGCCGCTGGAGGCGGGCATCGCGTCCCTGGAGGCGCACGGGGAGTACCTGGCCGGGATCCCCGGCCACCCCTCGCCCCGGCAGCTGATCGGCATGATCACCACCGGTCAGGGCCGGGCCGCCGGGGTGGGCTCGGCGGTGCTGTTCCGCGGCTGGAACTTCGCCGAGCCGCCGCCGATGCCGGGCGGTCCGCCGGACACCGACCGCTGA
- a CDS encoding SDR family NAD(P)-dependent oxidoreductase, protein MATIEFPPGQVALVTGAAGGIGTATVRRFAEAGVNVALLDVHDGVATTAEQFTGEFPGLTFRSYVTDVTDEGQVAQLASDVRTDFGRLDHLSVVAGVLQDASPVEDLDFAEWNRVLDVNLNGPFLLAKAFIPLLRADGGGTITNVASFWGRSGRALFSAYCTSKAALFVLTQSLAAELAPDIRVNAVAPGNINTAMHQRALHREAEERGVSFEEIKDKEWGAIPLKVAGEPSTIADALVFLSSPASSYITGASLDVNGGVLFH, encoded by the coding sequence ATGGCGACGATCGAATTCCCGCCCGGCCAGGTCGCCCTGGTCACCGGAGCGGCCGGCGGTATCGGCACGGCCACCGTCCGCCGGTTCGCCGAGGCCGGCGTCAACGTGGCGCTGCTGGACGTCCACGACGGCGTCGCGACCACCGCCGAGCAGTTCACCGGTGAGTTCCCCGGCCTCACCTTCCGCAGCTACGTCACCGACGTGACCGACGAGGGCCAGGTCGCGCAGCTGGCCTCCGACGTCCGGACGGACTTCGGCCGGCTGGACCACCTGAGCGTCGTCGCCGGCGTGCTGCAGGACGCGAGCCCTGTCGAGGACCTGGATTTCGCGGAGTGGAACCGGGTGCTCGACGTCAACCTCAACGGGCCGTTCCTGTTGGCCAAGGCGTTCATCCCGCTGCTGCGCGCCGACGGCGGCGGCACCATCACCAACGTCGCCTCCTTCTGGGGCCGGTCCGGCCGGGCGCTGTTCTCGGCCTACTGCACCTCCAAGGCGGCCCTGTTCGTGCTGACCCAGTCACTGGCCGCCGAGCTGGCGCCCGACATCCGGGTCAACGCCGTCGCTCCCGGCAACATCAACACCGCGATGCACCAGCGTGCCCTGCACCGTGAGGCGGAGGAGCGCGGCGTGAGCTTCGAGGAGATCAAGGACAAGGAGTGGGGCGCCATCCCGCTCAAGGTCGCCGGTGAGCCGTCGACCATCGCCGACGCGTTGGTGTTCCTGAGCTCGCCCGCGTCGTCCTACATCACCGGTGCCTCGCTGGACGTCAACGGCGGCGTGCTCTTCCACTGA
- a CDS encoding PAS and ANTAR domain-containing protein, which translates to MDNRIQPVIAAMAGGEREQLGWFDYDLTTDVWTWSATLYRIHGFEPGEIVPTTAIFVSHKHPEDRSHTDEVLAAVLETGQPFCCRHRIITSRREVRTVVTIGQGTLDDTGRVTKVTGYFVDITDAATAVSQQAIRDAVAGSAAARAQIEQAKGALMIVQGVSADDAFAILRWHSSHANVKLRDLAQLIVDAIQQPYTGTDDANQRLGRLLSGVVDGSVRPERGIAATPVRPVITR; encoded by the coding sequence GTGGACAACAGGATCCAGCCGGTCATCGCGGCCATGGCGGGGGGTGAGCGGGAACAGCTCGGCTGGTTCGACTACGACCTGACCACCGACGTCTGGACGTGGTCGGCCACGCTGTACCGCATCCACGGCTTCGAGCCCGGGGAGATCGTCCCCACCACCGCGATCTTCGTGTCGCACAAGCACCCCGAGGACCGCTCGCACACCGACGAGGTACTGGCCGCTGTCCTGGAGACGGGTCAGCCCTTCTGCTGCCGGCACCGCATCATCACCAGCCGCCGGGAGGTGCGCACCGTGGTGACCATCGGTCAGGGCACCCTGGACGACACCGGGCGGGTCACGAAGGTCACCGGCTATTTCGTCGACATCACCGACGCCGCGACCGCCGTCTCGCAGCAGGCCATCCGGGACGCGGTCGCCGGGTCGGCCGCCGCCCGCGCCCAGATCGAGCAGGCGAAGGGGGCCCTGATGATCGTCCAGGGCGTCTCGGCCGACGACGCGTTCGCGATCCTGCGATGGCACTCGTCGCACGCCAACGTGAAACTGCGTGACCTCGCCCAGCTCATCGTGGACGCGATCCAGCAGCCCTACACGGGAACCGACGACGCCAACCAGCGTCTCGGCCGCCTGCTGTCCGGCGTGGTCGACGGCTCCGTCCGCCCGGAACGGGGCATCGCCGCGACGCCGGTGCGTCCGGTCATCACCCGCTGA
- a CDS encoding benzaldehyde dehydrogenase codes for MTLTDDRPTTLLDAAAWSGRIKSGTWTAGGGGTGDVIEPATGRTLGMVGLASEDDVRRAARTAAEAQRAWAATPPAERAAVLRRAGELWERHAAEVAWWIVREAGSIPDKAGLEIHIAAQECFQAAALPTLPQGEVLATDEARWSFARRRPVGVVSVIAPFNFPLILSIRSVAPALAVGNAVLLKPDPRTAVSGGVALVRVFEEAGLPEGVLHLLPGGADVGAAVVTAPEVAVVSFTGSTAAGRTVGALASQALKRVHLELGGNNALVVLPGADVALAASAGAFGSYLHQGQICMTTGRHLVHESLVDDYVAALAEKAGHLPVGDPAAGNVALGPIIDRRQLDRVADIVARSVAGGATLVAGGTSDGLMYAPTVLSGVTLDSPAYREEIFGPVAPVLPFRDLDEAAELVNGSEYGLSVGILGDVGLAMQLADRLHSGKIHINEQTVSDEANAPFGGVGASGNGSRFGGATANLDAFTEVQWLTVRPGIAPYPF; via the coding sequence ATGACGCTCACCGACGACCGTCCCACCACCCTGCTCGACGCCGCCGCGTGGTCGGGTCGGATCAAGAGCGGCACCTGGACGGCGGGCGGTGGCGGCACCGGCGACGTGATCGAACCGGCGACCGGCCGGACGCTCGGCATGGTCGGACTGGCCTCGGAGGACGACGTCCGCCGGGCGGCGCGGACGGCGGCCGAGGCCCAGCGCGCCTGGGCGGCCACCCCGCCCGCGGAGCGCGCCGCGGTGCTGCGGCGGGCCGGTGAGCTGTGGGAGCGGCACGCGGCCGAGGTGGCGTGGTGGATCGTCCGTGAGGCCGGCAGCATCCCCGACAAGGCCGGCCTCGAGATCCACATCGCCGCGCAGGAGTGCTTCCAGGCGGCGGCGCTGCCGACGCTGCCGCAGGGTGAGGTGCTGGCCACCGATGAGGCGCGGTGGTCGTTCGCCCGCCGCCGCCCGGTCGGCGTGGTCAGTGTCATCGCCCCGTTCAACTTCCCGCTGATCCTGTCGATCCGCTCGGTCGCGCCGGCGCTGGCGGTCGGCAACGCGGTGCTGCTCAAGCCCGATCCGCGGACGGCGGTCAGCGGCGGCGTGGCGCTGGTGCGCGTCTTCGAGGAGGCGGGGCTGCCCGAGGGAGTGCTGCACCTGTTGCCCGGTGGGGCGGACGTGGGGGCGGCGGTGGTCACCGCGCCGGAGGTCGCGGTCGTGTCGTTCACCGGCTCGACGGCGGCCGGCCGGACGGTCGGGGCGCTGGCGTCGCAGGCCCTCAAGCGCGTGCACCTCGAGCTGGGCGGCAACAACGCCCTGGTCGTGCTGCCCGGCGCGGACGTCGCACTGGCGGCGTCGGCCGGCGCGTTCGGCTCATACCTGCACCAGGGCCAGATCTGCATGACGACCGGCCGTCACCTCGTGCACGAGAGCCTGGTCGACGACTACGTCGCGGCTCTCGCGGAGAAGGCGGGCCACCTGCCCGTCGGGGATCCGGCCGCCGGGAACGTGGCGCTCGGCCCGATCATCGACCGCCGCCAGCTGGACCGGGTGGCCGACATCGTCGCCCGCTCCGTCGCCGGCGGCGCCACGCTGGTCGCCGGTGGCACCAGCGACGGGCTGATGTACGCCCCGACCGTGCTGTCGGGCGTGACCCTGGACAGCCCCGCCTACCGGGAGGAGATCTTCGGCCCGGTGGCGCCGGTGCTGCCGTTCCGGGATCTGGACGAGGCGGCCGAGCTGGTCAACGGCAGCGAGTACGGGTTGTCGGTCGGCATCCTCGGCGACGTCGGGCTCGCGATGCAGCTCGCCGACCGGCTGCACTCCGGGAAGATCCACATCAACGAGCAGACGGTCTCCGACGAGGCCAACGCGCCGTTCGGCGGCGTCGGGGCGTCCGGCAACGGCAGCCGGTTCGGCGGCGCGACGGCCAACCTGGACGCTTTCACCGAGGTGCAGTGGCTGACCGTGCGCCCCGGTATCGCGCCGTACCCGTTCTGA
- a CDS encoding SDR family NAD(P)-dependent oxidoreductase, translated as MPDRLNDRTIVITGAASGIGAGFARGLAAEGAAVVVADLNLDAAQQVADGITAEGGRALAVRVDVTDRDQVRAGIDRAVAEFGRLDAYFNNAGVNKPEKFLDITKDAWDLIMNVNAFSVVIGTQEAAQQFLRQGGGGKIVNTASIAGRTGFPSFAPYSASKAAVISLTQAAARSLAADRITVNAFAPGVVATPLWTKLDKDLVDIGEGDSGFDSMAGGILLGRAADPEDLVGTAVFLASRDSDYITGQVIPIEGGMILV; from the coding sequence ATGCCCGATCGTCTGAACGACCGCACCATCGTCATCACCGGTGCCGCCTCCGGCATCGGCGCCGGCTTCGCCAGGGGTCTCGCGGCGGAGGGGGCGGCCGTGGTGGTCGCCGACCTCAACCTCGACGCCGCGCAGCAGGTGGCCGACGGCATCACCGCCGAGGGCGGCCGCGCCCTCGCCGTGCGCGTCGACGTGACCGATCGCGACCAGGTGCGCGCCGGTATCGACCGCGCCGTGGCCGAGTTCGGCCGGCTCGACGCCTACTTCAACAACGCCGGGGTGAACAAGCCGGAGAAGTTCCTCGACATCACCAAGGACGCCTGGGATCTCATCATGAACGTGAACGCGTTTAGCGTGGTGATCGGGACCCAGGAGGCCGCCCAGCAGTTCCTCCGCCAGGGCGGCGGCGGCAAGATCGTCAACACCGCCTCGATCGCCGGTCGGACCGGGTTCCCCAGCTTCGCGCCGTACAGCGCGTCGAAGGCGGCGGTCATCTCGCTCACCCAGGCCGCCGCGCGGTCACTGGCCGCCGACCGGATCACGGTCAACGCCTTCGCGCCCGGCGTGGTCGCCACCCCGCTGTGGACCAAGCTGGACAAGGACCTCGTCGACATCGGCGAGGGCGATTCGGGTTTCGACTCGATGGCCGGCGGAATCCTGCTCGGCCGTGCGGCCGACCCGGAGGACCTCGTGGGCACTGCGGTGTTCCTGGCGTCCAGGGACTCCGACTACATCACCGGCCAGGTCATCCCGATCGAAGGCGGCATGATCCTCGTCTGA
- a CDS encoding SDR family NAD(P)-dependent oxidoreductase: MGDFDGAMIAVTGAAQGQGAAEVRELSSRGAAVVILDVRDEAGETLAGELTDAGGTAEFRHLDVTDENAWDSLAADLRERHGRLDGLVNNAGVAYRYGLMETPAADFSRVLGVNLAGPFLGTKALAPLIRDSGGGAIVNIGSAAGMTGHFSAAYSSSKWGLRGLTKVAAMEFAPWKIRVNAVHPGIVNTALVPGDTRFPDAMLAHTPIGWVSEPAEVAGVVAFLCSPAAGYITGADIPVDGGLVDLGPYFSVTKAYRSTD; encoded by the coding sequence GTGGGCGACTTCGACGGAGCGATGATCGCCGTGACCGGTGCCGCCCAGGGGCAGGGTGCGGCCGAGGTGCGGGAGCTGTCGTCGCGCGGCGCCGCGGTGGTCATCCTCGACGTCCGCGACGAGGCGGGCGAGACCCTGGCGGGCGAGCTGACCGACGCCGGCGGGACCGCCGAGTTCCGGCACCTCGACGTGACCGACGAGAACGCCTGGGACTCACTGGCCGCCGACCTGCGGGAGCGTCACGGTCGGCTCGACGGGCTGGTCAACAACGCCGGCGTGGCCTACCGCTACGGGCTGATGGAGACGCCCGCGGCCGACTTCTCCCGTGTCCTCGGCGTCAACCTCGCCGGCCCCTTCCTGGGGACGAAGGCGCTGGCGCCGTTGATCCGCGACAGCGGTGGCGGGGCGATCGTCAACATCGGCTCCGCCGCGGGGATGACCGGCCACTTCTCGGCCGCGTACTCCAGCAGCAAGTGGGGCCTGCGTGGTCTCACCAAGGTGGCGGCGATGGAATTCGCCCCCTGGAAGATCCGGGTCAACGCGGTGCACCCGGGCATCGTCAACACCGCGCTCGTACCGGGCGACACCCGTTTCCCGGACGCCATGCTCGCCCACACCCCGATCGGCTGGGTCTCCGAGCCGGCCGAGGTCGCCGGTGTGGTGGCGTTCCTGTGCAGTCCCGCGGCCGGTTACATCACCGGCGCCGACATCCCCGTCGACGGTGGCCTCGTCGACCTCGGGCCCTACTTCTCCGTCACGAAGGCTTACCGCAGCACCGACTGA
- a CDS encoding fumarylacetoacetate hydrolase family protein — MHLVNYRVADGVAVGVRTAGAVVDLAAALRHAGMDDAPASGMRTLLAGGPDVLAGAADAAAGAARDGVGVVVDPVLAAPLLDPPRIFAIGRNYAEHAKEGGAEVGEYPMIFFKPSTCIVGDGEPVQIPPTTEKVDWEAELAVVIGTGGKYIAETDALRHVAAYTVSNDVTARDWQRRTSQFDAGKMFDTFLPMGPALVTADEIPDPQALAISTTVNGRTMQDGSTADMVFTVAALVSYVSHGVRLLPGDVILSGTPAGVGYARPTPIFLHPGDEMTVTIEGIGALTNPVVAER, encoded by the coding sequence ATGCATCTGGTCAACTACCGCGTCGCTGACGGGGTCGCGGTGGGGGTCCGGACCGCCGGGGCGGTCGTCGACCTGGCCGCCGCCCTGCGACACGCCGGAATGGACGACGCCCCCGCGTCCGGTATGCGCACGCTGCTCGCCGGCGGCCCGGATGTACTCGCCGGCGCCGCCGACGCGGCGGCCGGTGCCGCCCGCGACGGTGTCGGCGTGGTGGTCGACCCGGTGCTCGCCGCGCCGCTGCTGGACCCGCCCCGCATCTTCGCCATCGGACGCAACTACGCCGAGCACGCCAAGGAGGGCGGCGCCGAGGTCGGTGAGTACCCGATGATCTTCTTCAAGCCGTCCACCTGCATCGTCGGGGACGGTGAACCGGTCCAGATCCCGCCGACCACCGAGAAGGTCGACTGGGAGGCCGAACTCGCGGTCGTCATCGGCACCGGCGGCAAGTACATCGCCGAGACCGACGCCCTGCGCCACGTCGCCGCCTACACCGTCAGCAACGACGTCACCGCCCGCGACTGGCAGCGCCGCACCAGCCAGTTCGACGCCGGCAAGATGTTCGACACCTTCCTGCCGATGGGTCCGGCGCTGGTCACCGCGGACGAGATCCCCGACCCGCAGGCGCTGGCGATCTCGACGACCGTCAACGGCCGCACCATGCAGGACGGATCCACCGCGGACATGGTGTTCACCGTGGCCGCGTTGGTCAGCTACGTCTCGCACGGCGTGCGGCTGTTGCCCGGTGACGTCATCCTGTCCGGCACCCCCGCCGGGGTCGGCTACGCCAGACCGACGCCCATCTTCCTGCACCCCGGCGACGAGATGACCGTGACCATCGAGGGGATCGGCGCCCTGACGAACCCGGTCGTCGCCGAGCGCTGA